The Deinococcus aquaticus genomic interval GCCTTCTCCATAGCCTTCCGAACAGGCTGGTACGACGACGATTTCGCCTTCTACCTTTACGGTGACGAGCTTGCCTCGCTCCTGACTGACTGCTCTGCGTCCTGGCTCACGCTGGATCAGCAGGCCACGTCGCGTCTTTCATCTGGGGGGGAGTGGAATGCGCTGTATGTCATCAGTGGAGGGGCCGGCGACGAGTGGCGGGGCGAGGAGGCCCGCCCTCCCATGCCGCACGGGTCTGTTTGCGCCTCGAAATTCTGACGCTCTAGGTCATCTTTATTACCCGGCTAATATTGCCTTTCTGTAATTCATCCGGGTAAAATACAGGTATGGATACCGCACCCACCTTCACCACCTTCGACCGACATACCCGCTGCCTGACCGCGCCCCTCACCGACACACTCACCCTGTTGCACTCCCAGCCCCGCGCGGGCCTGCTGACCTTCGACGATCAGACCGGGCGCAGCGTGGACTTCAACCTGAGCGGAACCCTGGACGACGTGCTGGCCCGATACGCTCCCGAAACGCCCCGCACCGGCCCCGGCCGCCCGAAACTGGGCGTCGTGTCGCGCGAGGTCAGCCTGCTGCCCCGCCACTGGGAGTGGCTGGAACGCCAGCGCGGCGGGGCGTCGGCGGCGCTGCGGCGCCTGATCGACGAGGCTCGCAGGGTCGACCCGGACAGCGAACGACGCGCGCAGGCCCAGGCGGCTGCCGACCGCTTCCTGGGCGTGATGGCCGGCGACCTGCCCGGTTACGAGGAAGCCACCCGCGCCCTGTACGCCGCTGACCGCGACCGTTTCGAGGCCCAGTTGCACCTCTGGCCCGACGACCTGCGCCTGCACGCCCTGTACCTCGCCGCGCCAGCCTTCCCCGTCGCGCCCGCGCCTGCCCCCGGCCCCGCATGACCGGCCCTGAAGGCCTACGCGAGCACCGCCACACGCCACGTCCTGGCATCATCCGCATCACGCACGTGCCCAGTGGCCGCACGCACCTGAACTGCAGCACCGACGCGCCTGCCCTGCTCAACCGCACCCGCTTCGAGTTGCAGACCGGCACCCACCGCGCACCCGCGCTGCAACGCGACTGGAATACTGACGGCCCAGACTCCCTGACCTTCGAACTGCTGGACGAACTCCCTTCACCCCGCACCGGGACCCGCACGCCCGCTGCGTTGCGGGACGACCTGAAGGAGCTGCTGACGCTATGGCAGGAGACACTGAACATCCCACCCGACCGGACGGCCTGACCGCGCCCTCCCCAGCGTTGCCGCTGCCGCCTGGCACCCCAGCGGCCATGCTGGAAGCCCTGGCCCGGCAGGATCACGCCGGACTGCGCGCAGCGGTAGCGCGGCACCCCAACACGCCGCCCGCGCTGCTGGAAGCCCTGGCCGCCACCGAACCGGGCGCGGTCCTGAGCAACCCGGCGCTCCCGCTGTTGCGACTGGCGCACCCACGGCTGCTGCTGAATACCCCGCGCGCCACCCTGCTGGCCCTGGTCGGCAGCCCCGCCGCACCCGACTGGCTGAGGCGGCACGCCCTGGCCCACCCGGATACCGGGGTGGTCGCGGCGGCCGCCAGCCACCCGGATCTGACGCCCGCCCAGCTGGCAGCCCTGGCGGAGCACCCAGCCTGGCAGGTGCGTTCCCGCGTGGCCGCCCGGCCAGACCTGCGAGACGACACACTGCGGGCACTGGCCGCCGACCCGGATTACGGGGTGCGGATGTACGTGGCGGCCCGCCCGGACCTGCCGCCAGCCGTGCAGGCGCAGTTGCGCCAGGACCCGTCGGCCTTCGTGCGGCAGGTGCTGGCCCGCCCCGCACCGCAGCGCTGAATCTGCATCAACCGGACCGCCGGGCACGGAAAAACCCCCAGCCGAAGCTGGGGGCCTGCACTCCCGGTTAGGGGGGACTTACTTGAGTTCGACGCGGGCGCCAGCAGCTTCCAGCTGGGCCTTGATCTTCTCGGCTTCGTCCTTGCTGATGCCTTCTTTCAGCGCGCCGCCCTTCTCGCTCATGTCCTTGGCTTCTTTCAGGCCCAGGCCGGTGATGGCGCGGATTTCCTTAATGACGTTGATCTTGCTGGCGCCGGCGTCGATCAGAACGACGTCGAACTCGGTCTTCTCTTCAGCGGCGGGGCCGGCAGCGGCAGCGGGGCCAGCGGCGACGGCGGCGGTGACGCCCCAGGTTTCCTTCAGACCGTCGATGAGGTCCGCGAGTTCCATGATGGTGAGCTGGCCGAGCTGGTCGATAAGAGCCTGTTTGTCGTAAGCCATGATGTATTCCTCCGAAATTGAAATAGGTGATTGAGATGGTGAAGCGGTGAAGGACGGTCGGGTGGCGCGTGGCCGGAGCCCGGACCGTTCAGGCGTTCAGGCCTGTTCTTCGAGCTTGGTCTTGTACGCTTCGAGGACGCCCACGAAGTTGCTGAGGTGCGCGCTGAGCACGCCCACCAGCTCGCCCTGAAGGCTCTGCTTGCTGCCCAGGCTGGCCAGACGCTCGACGACTTTCACGTCGACGCGGTTGCCCTCGACAAAGCCGGCCTTGACGGTCGGGATGCCCTTGTCGTTGCCTTTGGCGGCGTCGCTGAGAGCCTTGGCGACCCCGGCGGGGTCTTCCTGAGCGACAACGATGGCGCTGGGGCCTTTCAGAGCGTCGGCAAAGTCACGGCCGCCGTCCTGAAGGGCGAGGTTGATCAGGGTGTTCTTGGCAACAATCAGCTGCCCGCCCTTCTCGCGGATGTCTTTACGCAGTTTGCCCAGCTGGCCGGCGGTCAGGCCCTGGTAGTCGACCACGTAGAACGTGTCGACGCCCGTAAGGCTGCCCTTGAGGCTGCTGAGGGTCTGCTGGTTCTTGTCGTTCGCCACGCAGTACCTCCTAGGTGGGAACAAGTCCAGGTGCAGTGCTCGTCACCTGACAACTCGGCGGGATGTTTAAACCTGGCAAGGGTCCCCGCTGTCATGGATGCCTGAAAAGAAACGGATTGGAAAGGTGCGAGAAGTGCACCGGGGTGCCAACGGTTTGGTGAAACTCAGTGGGTACAGCCTGTCGGGAACCGCGCCGCCCGGAGACGGGCAGTTCCCGGCGCGCTTAGCCCTGCGACAGGCTCAGCGGAATGCTGGGGCCCATCGTGGTGGTCAGGAAGGCGCTGCGCAGGAAGACGCCCTTGGCGCTCCCGGGCTTGGCGGCTTCCAGCGCGCTGACGAGCGAAGCGTAGTTCTCGCTCAGGGTGCCGGGCTCGAAGCTGGCCTTCCCGATGGGCGCGTGAACGACGCCGGTCTTGTCGTTACGGAACTCGATCCGACCGGCTTTCAGGCTCTTGACCATGCCGGCCACGTCGGGACCGACGGTGCCGCTCTTGGGGTTGGGCAGCAGGCCGCGCGGCCCGAGCAGACGCGCGAGCTTCTGGCCGACGGCGGCCATCATGTCGGGGGTGGCGACAACAGAGTCGAACTCCATGAACCCACCGGCGATGCGGTCGATCAGTTCGTCGCTGCCGACCACGTCGGCGCCGGCGGCTTCGGCGGCCTGCACGTTCTCACCCTTGGTGATCACGGCGACGCGCACGCTACGGCCGGTGCCGTGGGGCAGGGCGACCGTGCCACGCACGTTCTGGTCGCTCTTGCGGGGGTCGATGCCGAGGCGGAAGTGCACTTCGACGGTCTCGTCGAACTTCGCGGTGGCGATGTCCTTGACCAGGGCGGCGGCTTCGTCGATGGTGTACTGCTTGTTGCGGTCCACCTTGGCGATCAGCGCCTCGTAACGCTTACCGTGCTTAGGCATTCGGGGCCCCCTCGATGGTCACGCCCATGGAGCGGGCGGTGCCAGCAACCGTGTTCGCGGCGGCTTCGATGCTACCGGCGTTCAGGTCGGGCATCTTGGTCTTGGCGATTTCCAGAACCTGATCCCAGTTGAGCTTGCCGACCTTGGCCTTGTTGGGGGTCGCGCTGCCTTTCTGCAGGCCAGCGGCCTTGCGGATCAGGTAGCTCATGGGGGGGGTCTTGGTAATGAAGGTGAAGGAGCGGTCGGCGAAGATGGTGATCTCGACGGGGATGATCGCGTCACCCTTGTCGGCCGTCATCGCGTTGAACGCCTTCGTGAACTCCATGATGTTCGCGCCGTACTGGCCGAGCGCGGGACCCACGGGGGGGGCCGGAGTGGCCTTACCTGCCGGGAGTTGCAGTTTGACTAAACCTGCGACTTTTTTCATGTATTCCTCCTTAGCTCCCCCTGCCGCGCCGCCTGGAGGAGGCCGGTCGGGGTGCTGACGCTAAGTTCTGCGCTTCCACCCTGGGGTGGATTGACAGCAACTTTTCGATTTTACTGCCTTCTGCTGCATTTGCCAAGGTGTGCGCCCCGGAAGGGGTGACCGTGACGACAGATCCAGCGGATGGATGGGCGGCCCGGAAGATACGGCGGGGTGAGCGCCACGTCGTCTGGGCCGCGCCGGAAACTACTTGGCGACCTGACTGAAGTCGAGTTCGACCGGCGTTTCACGGCCGAAGATGCTGACCAGCACCTTGACCTTCGCCTGCGGAATGTTGACCTCGCTGATGACGCCGCTGAAGTCCGCGAACGGACCGCCCGTGACGCGCACCATGTCGCCCGCCTTGAAGTCGACCTTCACGCGCGGCACTTCCTCGACCACTGGCTGCGCAGCCACACCGACCGAGGCCAGCAGACGCTGCACTTCCTCGGGCGACAGGGGCACGGGGCGGGTGGCCGTTCCGACGAAGCCGGTCACGCCGTTCGTGCCACGCACGACTTCCCACGACTCGCCCAGTTCGCCGGGCGCGTCGTCGTCCTCGATGTCCATCTGCACGAACACGTAGCCGGGGAACAGCTTGCGTTTCACGGTTTCTTTCTTGCCACCGTCACGGAGTTCCACGGCTTCCTCGGTGGGTTGAAGCACCTGGAAGATCTTCGTGCCGCGCATGCCGAGTTTGCCGGCGCGGTCCATCAGGTGCTGCTCCACGCGGTCTTCCTGACCCACGTAGGTATGCACGGCGTACCATTCAATACCCATCAAAGCACCGCCCGAATCAGGTTGCTGAACAGCAGGTCAAGCGCGTACACGATGAGGGTCAGGGCAATCACGAAGATCACCACGGCCTGGGTTCCCTCCAGCACCTGCTGACGGGTAGGCCACGAGACACGCGACAGTTCCGCGCGCGAGTCACGGAAGTACTGAATCAAGTTCATGCGTTCACCTGCGCAAAGAGAAAGAGTCGACACCGGACTGCCGGGCCGCTGCCATCAGGCCGCGCACGCCCGGCAGGGGAAATCAGACCTTCTTCTCCTTGAAGACAACGTGCTTCTTGGCAACGGGGTCGTACTTACGCAGTTCCATCTTGGCCTGCGTGTTGCGGCGGTTCTTGGTGGTCGTGTAGTAGAAGCCGGTGCCTGCGCTGCTTTCCATTTTCACGATGATGCGGGGGCCGTCTTTCGCCATGATGTTGCTCCTTCGCAGTCCCTCTGTCCGGGGGTCTGCTCCCAGCGTTCCTTTCTGGTGGTCGTTCTGCCACGGTGGGCGTCCGGACCCGCTGGTAAAAGCCCGCCTTGTGGCGGGCAACATTCCAATTATAGAGAGTCCAGGGTCAGGTGTCCACTGTGCCCGGCAGTCCAGTCGGGAAACCGTCGATGCTGACGGCGTTTTTTCGTGCCTGATACTTCTGGAGTCCCGCCGGGCCCTGCCCGGACGCCCAGGTGTTCAGGTCCTCACGGTCCTGCGCGAACTCCATGAGCGGCACCGCCATCCCGCAGGAGGTCTGCACGAGATCCACGTCCATGACGAATACCTGCCGCGCGCCCGGCAGCGGGGCCAGCAGAGTCACCCAGTCCGCCCAGTCGGGGTCGGCAGAGTGAACGGCGCGTGCCTGTCCGTACGGGCGCAGGATCAGCGGCGGCCCCTGCAACGCGCAGAACATCAGTGTCATGCGCGGGCTGATACGGACTCCGATGGAATGGTTTGCAAAAACCATTCCATCCGAGCGGATGCGAGTGGGAGCAAAGCGGATTCCGGACGTGGAGTTGGCAACCCGGTGCTGTCCCGGGTTGTCAACGAAACAGACGGAATCCGTATGAGGCGTAGGTGGGCGGCCGTTTCGTTCCCGCTGCCAGTCACGTTCAGCCACGCCACCCGGTTCGGCCCCAGTACCCGCAGGCTGTCCAGGCCCTTGGGTGACACGTTCACGCGCCCGTCCGGGGCGGCCGTGCCCGCGAAGAACAGGTGCTGCGCCTCAATGAACGCCCGCAAGTGGTCACTGATACCCGGAAGCTGCTTCGCCATACGGCAGGGTAGCAACGCCACCGGGTAGTGCCGGGCCAGTCACGCAGAAAGGGGGAGACCCGAAGGCCTCCCCCTTTCCTGTGTCTTGATTACTCCAGGACCTTGGCGACGACGCCGGCGCCGACGGTACGGCCGCCCTCGCGGATCGCGAAGCGCAGGCCTTCTTCCATCGCGATCGGCTTGATCAGCTCAACCACGAACGTGATGTTATCGCCGGGCATGACCATCTCCACGCCCTCGGGCAGTTCCACCACGCCTGTCACGTCCGTCGTGCGGAAGTAGAACTGGGGACGGTACCCGCCGAAGAACGCGCTGTGACGCCCGCCTTCGTCCTTGCTCAGCACGTACACGCTCGCTTCGAACTTCGTGTGCGGCTTGATGCTACCGGGCTTCGCCAGCACCTGACCGCGCTCCACGTCGTCACGCGCCACGCCACGCAGCAGCACGCCCACGTTGTCGCCCGCCATGCCGCTGTCCAGCAGCTTGCGGTGCATTTCGATCCCGGTCACCGTGGTCTTCTTCGTGTCGCGCAGACCGATGATTTCCACTTCGTCCTGAACCTTCACCACGCCACGCTCGACACGGCCGGTGGCGACGGTGCCGCGCCCGGTGATCGTGAAGACGTCTTCGACGGGCATCAGGAAGGTCTTGTCCGTGGCGCGCTCGGGGGTGGGGATGTAGCTGTCGACGGCGTCGAGCAGTTCCCAGATGCGGTCAACCCAGTTGTTCTCGCCGCGGCCGGTCTTGGGGTTGGCCTGCAGGGCTTCGAGGGCCTGCAGGGCGCTGCCCTTGATGACGGGGAGGTCGTCGCCGGGGAACTCGTACTTGCTGAGGAGTTCACGGACTTCCATTTCGACGAGCTCGAGGAGTTCTTCGTCGTCGACCATGTCGACCTTGTTCATGAAGACGACGATGTAGGGCACGCCGACCTGACGGGCGAGCAGGATGTGCTCGCGGGTCTGGGGCATGGGGCCGTCAGCGCTGGACACGACCAGGATGGCGCCGTCCATCTGGGCGGCTCCGGTGATCATGTTCTTGACGTAGTCGGCGTGGCCGGGGCAGTCAACGTGGCTGTAGTGGCGGCTGGGGGTGTTGTACTCGACGTGGGCGGTGTTGATGGTGATACCGCGGGCTTTTTCCTCGGGGGCCTTGTCGATCTGGTCGTAGGCCAGTTTTTCGATGGTGGGGTCCGAGGCGGCGGCGGTGAAGGTGATGGCCGCAGTCAGGGTGGTCTTGCCGTGGTCGACGTGACCGATGGTGCCCACGTTCACGTGGGGCTTGGTGCGTTCAAACGTTCCCTTAGCCATGTGTGTGTCCTCCTGAGGTGGAACTGCCCGGTTTCCGGGCAAGCCTTGACAGTGTACAAGTCCGCGCGGGAAACGCAAAGAGCCTAACAGCTCAGAGTTCTCACGGCGGCCCGGTGGTGATCTGACAGTGTGGGCGAGTAGAAGAGGCGCGACCCACAAGTTGAGGGTCGCGCCGGTTGTTGGAGCTTCTGATCGGGTTCGAACCGATGACCTCTCCCTTACCAAGGGAGTGCTCTGCCACTGAGCTACAGAAGCGCTAGGGAAAGCGGGAAACGAGACTTGAACTCGCGACATTCAGCTTGGGAAGCTGACGCTCTACCAACTGAGCTATTCCCGCGTGATCGTGGTGGGCAGGGGCGGATTCGAACCGCCGTACACGTACGTGAACAGATTTACAGTCTGTCGCCTTTAACCACTCGGCCACCTACCCGGATTGTCATACCCACTGTCTCGAATCTAGCACGCTTGGGCTTGTGGAAGTCCTTTGCGCTTGGAGCCACCCAGGAGAATCGAACTCCCAACCTTCCGATTACAAGTCGGGTGCTCTACCAGTTGAGCTAGGGTGGCACCGTCCCTGTTCGAATGCTGGAACAATGTCCGGCCTCTGAGTGCGGTTGCTGCGGCGCTTTTCGGCGCGTTCACTTCCGGCTGTGAATAGTAGCAGTCACCCCCGAAGGTGTCAATCATTCCCGCCACGTGCCCGGCCCCCACCCGGTCCCGGCAGTTCCCCGGGCACCACCCGAACGGCCCTGGGACGCACTTCAGTGCCGCTCCGCGCAGCCCGGGGTTCCGCTGACTGCCCCGACCTGGCGCCCCCTTGAGCAAACCCTGAACGAGGCAGTGGTATGCGCCATGTGGCGCATTTGCCCCTGAGCCAGCGGGCGTATGCTGACCCGCGCACGGGACCGCGCGGCCGCCCCGACTGGCCCCGGCAGGCCAGAGCGGCTGAGGCCCCCTGAAAGACCGCCCACCTTCCCAGCCTACCCTCACTTGTTTGCCCCTGTTACCCCCCACGAGGTTCCCCTTGGACAGTTTCCGCACCCTGATCCCGTACCTGCGGCTGCACCAGCGCCAGTACGTGATCGGCCTGATCGCCGTCGTGATCGCCAACTCGTTCAGCCTGCTGCCCTACTACTTCATCCGCCTGACCATCGACGGCCTGACCGGGCAGGTGGACGCCGACCCCGCCACGACCGGCATCGCGCTCGGCACCGCCGGCCTGTACGCGCTGGGGATCGTGGGCGCCGCGCTGACCTCCGGCGCGTTCATGCTGCTGATGCGGCGCATGATCGTCGTCGCGTCCCGCCAGACCGAGTACGAGATCCGCCGCGACCTGTTCGCGCACCTGCAGGGCCTGGACAAGCCGTACTACGACCGCGCCCGCACCGGCGACCTGATGAACCGCCTGACCGGCGACCTGAGCGCCGTGCGCGAAATGCTGGGGTTCGGCGCGTGGCAGATCGTGAACATCGTCTCGGGGTTCATCACGGCCTTCTCGGTGATGTTCAGCCTCAGCTGGCAACTCACGCTGATCGTCCTGGCCATCGTGCCGGTCATCGTGGGCGTCCTGACGTACCTGGCGCGGCAGATCAACGTCCGCCACCGGCTGGCGCAGGAGCAGAACTCACTGATCGCCGCCAAGGCCCAGGAGAACTTCAGCGGCGCGCGCGTCGTCAAGGGCTACGCCATCGAGAACCGCGAGATCGACGACTACCGCGCCATGAACCTCGAACTGCTACGCCGCAACATCGCCCTGACCAAGGTGGACGGCCCCCTGCGGTCCTTCATGAGCCTGCTGCTGGGCCTCGCCTTCGGCCTGATCCTGCTGGTCGGCGGACGACTGATCCTGGCGCCCGACAGCACCTTCACGGTCGGCATGTTCGTGCAGTTCGTCGGGACCCTGGAACGCCTGACCTTCCCGATGCTGATGGTCGGCTGGATCACCGGCGTCACCCAGCGCGGCCTGGCCTCCTGGCTGCGCCTGAAAGAAATCTTCGACTCTCAGGCTCTCGTGCGTGACGAATCGGGCCGCACCGACGGCTCGCTGCGCAGCGTGAGTGGCGACGTGACCTTCGACAACGTCACCGTGCGCTACGGCGACAAGACCGTCCTGAGCGGCGTGAACCTGCACATACCCGCCGGAACCTTCCTGGGCATCACCGGCCCCACCGGCAGTGGCAAGACCGTGCTGGGGCAACTGCTGACTCGCTCGATGGACCCCACCAGCGGGCGCGTCCTCGTGGACGGCCACGACGTGCGCGTCATGCCGCTACGCACCCTGCGCGACGCGATCAGCGTGGTCCCGCAGGAACCGTTCCTGTTCAGCGACACCATCGCCAACAACATCGGCTTCGGCCTGGACAACCGCGACCTGCCGCCCGTCCCGACCGGCGTGAGCGTGGTCGGCGCGCCCCCACCCGACGACATTCCCCAGCAGCCCGACCCCGCCCGCGTGCGTGAGGCCGCCCGCCTCGCCGGCCTGACCGAGGACGTGGACGGCTTCCCGCAGGGCTTCGACACCAGCCTCGGCGAGCGCGGCGTGACCCTCAGCGGCGGGCAGCGGCAACGCACCGCCATCGCCCGCGCCATCGTCCGCGAACCCCGCATCCTGATCCTCGACGACTCCCTGAGCGCCGTGGACACCGAAACCGAACGCCGCATCCTGGACGGCCTGCGCGAGATCAGCCAGGGCCGCACCGTCATCCTGATCGCGCACCGCGTCAGCACCCTGCGCCACGCCGACCAGATCCTGGTCCTCGAGGACGGCCGCGTCACCGAACAGGGCAGCCACGACGACCTGCTGGAGCAGAATGGCCACTACGCGCAGCTCGAGCGCCTGCAACGCCTCGCCAGCGACCTCGACGCGGACGACGAGACTCCCCTCGATCCCGAAGCGGCCGCCGACAGGCTGGAAACCGCCCCCACCCCCGAACAGGTGACCCGATGACCCGCCCCGACGCCAACGACGCCTTCCAGAAAGGCTTCGACACCCAGCTGACCCGCCGCATCCTGCACTACGTCCGCCCGTACCTGCCGCTGGTGATCGGCGGGGTGCTGCTGGCCCTGCTGATCTCGCTGGCCGCGCCGCTGTTCGCGCTGATCCAGCGGCACGCCATCGACACCTACCTGTCGCCGCTGGCGCTGCGTACCGAACCGGACCGCGACCTGCTGCGGCGCGGCCTGACCGGCGCGGCCCTGCTGTACATGGGCCTGAAAGTCGTGGAATTCGCCCTGCAATACGCCTTCACGCTCGCCATCGGCTACCTGGGGCAGAACGTGCTGCGCGACATCCGCGCCGACGTGTTCGGCAAGTTGCAGAGGCTGCCGCTGTCGTACTTCGACCAGAACCCGGTGGGCCGCCTGATCACCCGCGTCACCAGCGACGTGGACGCCATCAACCAGTTCATCACGGGCGGCCTGGTCAGCCTGATCCAGAGCAGCTTCATCATCGTCGTGTACGTGGTCATCATGCTCAGCGTGAACTGGCAGCTGGCGCTGATCTCGTTCACGGTGCTGCCCGTCCTGTTCCTGGCCACCAACTACTTCCGCGCCCGCCTGCGCGACGCGTTCCGCGAAACCCGCACGCAGCAGGCCACCGTGAACAGCAAACTGAACGAGAACATCACGGGCATGCTGACCGTGCAGCTGTTCGGCCGCGAACGCCGCAGCGCCCTGGACTTCAACCTGAGTAACCGCGCCCTGCTGAGCGCCAACGAGAACTCCGTGAAGTGGTTCTCGCTGTTCATGCCGGTCGTGGCGGTCCTCGGGCAGGTGGCCGTCGCGCTGATCCTGTACTTCGCGGCCCGCCAGATCCTGGGCGTGGACGCCAGCGGAGCCGTGGCCGGCGCCATCACGGTGGGCACGTTGTTCGCGTTCGTGCAGCTCTCGCAGCAGCTGTTCCAGCCGATCCAGGACCTCGCGGACGTGTTCAACAACCTCCAGGCGGCCATGGCCAGCAGCGAACGCATCTTCGGCGTGCTGGACACCGAGGAGAGCATCACCGACAAGCCGGACGCCAGGACCCTCACAAACTTCGAGGGCAGCGTGGACTTCCGGAAAGTGTGGTTCGCGTACGACCAGACCGTCACCGCCGACACCCCAGACACGGACGACCGCTGGATTCTGCGCGGCATCGACCTGCATATCCGCCCCGGCGAGAGCGTTGCCCTGGTCGGTGCGACCGGCGCGGGCAAGACCAGCGTCACCGCCCTCGTCAGCCGCTTCTACGACGTGCAGCGCGGCAGCGTGAACGTGGACGGCATCGACGTGCGCGACCTTGCGCAGCACGACCTGCGCCGCCACGTGGGCGTCGTGTTGCAGGACGTGTTCCTGTTCGCCGGGACCATCGAAAGCAACCTGACCCTCAACAACCCGGACATCCCCCACGAACGCGTGATCGAAGCCTGCCGGTACGTCGGCGTGCACGACTACATCCTGAGCCTCGAACACGGCTACCAGACCGAGGTGCGCGAACGCGGCGCAACCCTCAGCACCGGCCAGAAACAACTGCTGGCCTTCGCCCGCGCCCTCATCCAGAACCCGGACATCCTGCTCGTCCTCGACGAGGCCACCGCCAACGTGGATACCGAAACCGAACTGCGCATCCAGCAGGCCCTGACCCGCGTCATGCAGGGCCGCACCAGCGTCATCATCGCCCACCGCCTCAGCACCATCGAACACTGCGACCGCATCGTCGTGATGCGCAAGGGCCGCATCGTGGAACAGGGCAGCCACCACCAGCTGCTGGAAAAGGGCGGTTACTACGCCCGCCTGCACCGCCTCCAGTACGCGCAGGCCGACGCCGCCGACTGACCGGGCAGGCCGACAGGGGGCGCAGGGTGCGGTGTCGACCGCTCCTGCGCCCCCTTCCCGTGCCCCTTACAGGTACGCCAGTTCCCACCCCTCCGCGCCGTGATCCAGCCCGGCACGCAGCAGGGCCAGTCCGTCCGGGGCGGGATCGCGGTGATGGGGGAGGGGAGCGGTCAGGGCCTCGAAGTCCTCCAGGCTGTGCTTGGCCGGCGCGTGGCGCACGCCGACGACCGTTGCGGACTGCACGTCGTACGCCGCGCCGTACAGGTTGCCCTTGCGGGCGTCCATGGAGACCGCCTGCGGGCCGTCGCCGGTCACCAGGGACTCCAGGGTGCTCACGCCGCGCACCGCCGCGCCCCATACCCGGGCGAGGCCCAGCGCGTAACTCGCGCCGACCCGCACGCCCGTGTACGAGCCGGGGCCGGTCCCGATGATCACCAGATCGGCCCGCAGCGGCAGCCCCGCCCCCGCAAACAGCTCAGCGACCGCGCCGGGCAGCTGCTCGGCGTGCGCGCGGCCCACCTCGCGCGACACGGTCCGTTCGCCGCCGGGCCAGCGCAGCGCCAGCGTCAGCCAGGGCGTGGCGGTATCCAGGGCGAGAATCACGGCGGGCAGGGCGGGGGGCACAGGGGAAGCAGGAACAGGGGGTACAGGGGCGGTCATCGCCGGGCATTCTAGGCCGCGCCGCTTCCCCGGACAGGCCGCTGTCACCGCTACGGGAACGTCCGCTGGACCCGGTTCAAAGCGGGCGGGTGGTATGCTCGATCATCATGACGAACATCGCCAAAGGGCTTGAAGGCGTCCTCTTTACAGAGAGCAAACTCACGTTTATCAACGGGGCCGAAGGCGTCCTGACGCACCTGGGCATTCCCATTCAGGAATGGGCTGAGAACAGCACCTTCGAGGAACTGTCCCTCGCCCTGCTGAACGGTCAGCTGCCCACTGCCGCGCAGCTCGCCACCTTCGACGCCGACCTGAAAGCCAACCGCGCCATCCCCGACGCGTTGGCCCAGGTCATCGCGCATATGCCCCGGGGCGTGCACCCCATGCAGGCGCTGCGCACCGCCGTCTCGTACCTGGGCCTGCTGGACCCGCAGTCCGAGGACACCAGCGCCGAGGCCCGCCGCGCTATCTCCGTGCGCATGATCGCTCAGTTCTCGACCATCATTGCCGCCATCAACCGCGCGCAGGAAGGCCAGGAGATCGTCGCGCCCCGCATGGACCTGACGCACGCCGGGAACTTTCTGTACATGCTGACCGGCAAGGAACCCAGCGCCGAGCAGTCCCGCCTGTTCGACATCGCGCTCGTGCTGCACGTGGATCACGGCATGAACGCCAGTACCTTCACCGCCATCGCCACCAGCAGCACCCTGTCGGACATGTACTCCTGCATGACCAGCGCCATCGGCGCCCTGAAAGGCCCGCTGCACGGCGGCGCGAACGAG includes:
- the tsaB gene encoding tRNA (adenosine(37)-N6)-threonylcarbamoyltransferase complex dimerization subunit type 1 TsaB, which codes for MTAPVPPVPASPVPPALPAVILALDTATPWLTLALRWPGGERTVSREVGRAHAEQLPGAVAELFAGAGLPLRADLVIIGTGPGSYTGVRVGASYALGLARVWGAAVRGVSTLESLVTGDGPQAVSMDARKGNLYGAAYDVQSATVVGVRHAPAKHSLEDFEALTAPLPHHRDPAPDGLALLRAGLDHGAEGWELAYL
- a CDS encoding ABC transporter ATP-binding protein, which gives rise to MDSFRTLIPYLRLHQRQYVIGLIAVVIANSFSLLPYYFIRLTIDGLTGQVDADPATTGIALGTAGLYALGIVGAALTSGAFMLLMRRMIVVASRQTEYEIRRDLFAHLQGLDKPYYDRARTGDLMNRLTGDLSAVREMLGFGAWQIVNIVSGFITAFSVMFSLSWQLTLIVLAIVPVIVGVLTYLARQINVRHRLAQEQNSLIAAKAQENFSGARVVKGYAIENREIDDYRAMNLELLRRNIALTKVDGPLRSFMSLLLGLAFGLILLVGGRLILAPDSTFTVGMFVQFVGTLERLTFPMLMVGWITGVTQRGLASWLRLKEIFDSQALVRDESGRTDGSLRSVSGDVTFDNVTVRYGDKTVLSGVNLHIPAGTFLGITGPTGSGKTVLGQLLTRSMDPTSGRVLVDGHDVRVMPLRTLRDAISVVPQEPFLFSDTIANNIGFGLDNRDLPPVPTGVSVVGAPPPDDIPQQPDPARVREAARLAGLTEDVDGFPQGFDTSLGERGVTLSGGQRQRTAIARAIVREPRILILDDSLSAVDTETERRILDGLREISQGRTVILIAHRVSTLRHADQILVLEDGRVTEQGSHDDLLEQNGHYAQLERLQRLASDLDADDETPLDPEAAADRLETAPTPEQVTR
- the tuf gene encoding elongation factor Tu, whose translation is MAKGTFERTKPHVNVGTIGHVDHGKTTLTAAITFTAAASDPTIEKLAYDQIDKAPEEKARGITINTAHVEYNTPSRHYSHVDCPGHADYVKNMITGAAQMDGAILVVSSADGPMPQTREHILLARQVGVPYIVVFMNKVDMVDDEELLELVEMEVRELLSKYEFPGDDLPVIKGSALQALEALQANPKTGRGENNWVDRIWELLDAVDSYIPTPERATDKTFLMPVEDVFTITGRGTVATGRVERGVVKVQDEVEIIGLRDTKKTTVTGIEMHRKLLDSGMAGDNVGVLLRGVARDDVERGQVLAKPGSIKPHTKFEASVYVLSKDEGGRHSAFFGGYRPQFYFRTTDVTGVVELPEGVEMVMPGDNITFVVELIKPIAMEEGLRFAIREGGRTVGAGVVAKVLE
- a CDS encoding ABC transporter ATP-binding protein, with protein sequence MTRPDANDAFQKGFDTQLTRRILHYVRPYLPLVIGGVLLALLISLAAPLFALIQRHAIDTYLSPLALRTEPDRDLLRRGLTGAALLYMGLKVVEFALQYAFTLAIGYLGQNVLRDIRADVFGKLQRLPLSYFDQNPVGRLITRVTSDVDAINQFITGGLVSLIQSSFIIVVYVVIMLSVNWQLALISFTVLPVLFLATNYFRARLRDAFRETRTQQATVNSKLNENITGMLTVQLFGRERRSALDFNLSNRALLSANENSVKWFSLFMPVVAVLGQVAVALILYFAARQILGVDASGAVAGAITVGTLFAFVQLSQQLFQPIQDLADVFNNLQAAMASSERIFGVLDTEESITDKPDARTLTNFEGSVDFRKVWFAYDQTVTADTPDTDDRWILRGIDLHIRPGESVALVGATGAGKTSVTALVSRFYDVQRGSVNVDGIDVRDLAQHDLRRHVGVVLQDVFLFAGTIESNLTLNNPDIPHERVIEACRYVGVHDYILSLEHGYQTEVRERGATLSTGQKQLLAFARALIQNPDILLVLDEATANVDTETELRIQQALTRVMQGRTSVIIAHRLSTIEHCDRIVVMRKGRIVEQGSHHQLLEKGGYYARLHRLQYAQADAAD